Part of the Nostoc sp. ATCC 53789 genome, ACGGTTTCGCTTCCAGTCCTAATTCTGCCAAAGCGCGGGATATAGGCGATCGCTTTGCCAAAATTCAAACAAAGCTTAAAATCCCCGATCTCAATGCTGGCGATTTTTCGCAGTTAACAATCACTCGTCAGATCGCTCAAGTTGCCGCAGAATTTAGTAATGATTCTACACCAGTAACCCTGATTGGCTCAAGTTTAGGTGGTTTGACCGCCGCACACTTAGGACAGCAATATTTACAAGTAGAACGCCTTGTGCTGCTAGCACCAGCTTTTGGATTTTTATCCCATTGGTTGCCCAAGCTAGGCGATGAAGAAGTACAGCGTTGGCAGCAAGAAAAATATATCATGGTCTACCACTATGCAGAGGAGCGATCAATTCCTTTAAGTTACGATTTCGTTATAGATGCTGCCCAATACCAAGGAAAATTTTTGCAACGTTCTATTCCCACCCTAATTTTGCATGGAAAAAATGATGAAGTTATTCCCATCGAAGCTAGTCGAGACTTTGCGCGTTGCCGTTCTTGGGTGGAGTTAGTCGAACTCGACAGTGACCATGCCTTGGGTGATGTTATGGAAGAAATTTGGCAGGCAATTCGTCTCTTTTGCCATTTACCTTGAGGTTATAAAATATTAGACTCTCATATAACTAATGTCCTTAGTCATTTGTCCTTTGTTTAATTACTAACGACAAATGACAAATGACAAATGACCAATGACTAATGACTAATGACTAAAATTATGCTTCCCTTCATCCGGTCAGATTTAGCCCAATTTACCGCCTATAAACCCCATCCCAGCAGTGATACAGCCGATTCTGTCCCCACACAGTTTGATCGCCTGGATACAAATGAAAGCCCCTACGATTTACCACCTGAGTTAAAAGAGAAGCTAGCCTGGACATATCAGCAAGTAATTGAAACAAATCGTTATCCTGATGGTGGACATGAAACTCTTAAGGATGCGATCGCAGAATACGTCAATGAATCAGCCGCCCTCCCACTATCCAATACTGCTGCCAATATTTCTGTTGGAAATGGTTCTGATGAACTAATCCGCTCTTTATTAATTGCGACTTGTTTAGGAAAAGAAGGTTCAATTCTCGTTGCCAATCCTACTTTCTCTATGTACGGAATTTTGGCACAAACTTTGGGAATTCCTGTCGTAACGGTGGGTAGAAACGAAACAAATTTTGAAATTGACTTAAAAGCCGCACAGTCTGCGATCGAACAAACTCAAAATCCCCCCATTCGCGTAGTTTTCGTAGTACATCCCAATTCGCCGACTGCCAATAGCTTAACTACGGCAGAGTTGGCATGGTTAAGAAGTCTGAGCGAACATATCTTGGTAGTAATTGATGAAGCTTACTTTGAATTCAGTCAAACTACCCTAGTAGGTGAATTAGCGCAGCACCCCAACTGGGTAATATTACGCACTTTTTCTAAAGCTTTCCGATTGGCATCTCTCCGTGTTGGTTATTGCGTCGCTCATCCCGAAGCGATCGCCATTTTAGAAAAAGTTCGCTTACCTTACAATCTTCCCAGCTTTTCCATAGCAGCAGCATTAGTTGCTTTACAAAACCGCACCCTCTTACTAGAGTCCATTCCCCAAACCTTGAGTGAACGATCCAAACTCATCGAAATTTTATCCCAACAACC contains:
- a CDS encoding YqiA/YcfP family alpha/beta fold hydrolase, yielding MQYIYLHGFASSPNSAKARDIGDRFAKIQTKLKIPDLNAGDFSQLTITRQIAQVAAEFSNDSTPVTLIGSSLGGLTAAHLGQQYLQVERLVLLAPAFGFLSHWLPKLGDEEVQRWQQEKYIMVYHYAEERSIPLSYDFVIDAAQYQGKFLQRSIPTLILHGKNDEVIPIEASRDFARCRSWVELVELDSDHALGDVMEEIWQAIRLFCHLP
- a CDS encoding histidinol-phosphate transaminase produces the protein MLPFIRSDLAQFTAYKPHPSSDTADSVPTQFDRLDTNESPYDLPPELKEKLAWTYQQVIETNRYPDGGHETLKDAIAEYVNESAALPLSNTAANISVGNGSDELIRSLLIATCLGKEGSILVANPTFSMYGILAQTLGIPVVTVGRNETNFEIDLKAAQSAIEQTQNPPIRVVFVVHPNSPTANSLTTAELAWLRSLSEHILVVIDEAYFEFSQTTLVGELAQHPNWVILRTFSKAFRLASLRVGYCVAHPEAIAILEKVRLPYNLPSFSIAAALVALQNRTLLLESIPQTLSERSKLIEILSQQPELQITASSANFIYLRLKPNGLNSQDAVLKTFHQKLRKLGTLVRHISGGLRITVGTIEENARTVTRVQAAIADLEF